In the Hordeum vulgare subsp. vulgare chromosome 7H, MorexV3_pseudomolecules_assembly, whole genome shotgun sequence genome, one interval contains:
- the LOC123410028 gene encoding spermine synthase-like yields MEGGGARNVSAAAVQTKGTGDDGSRKPLPPCCVKAQAAVAESEAKCHATVVSGWFTGTRSRSGKPSKAQYFNNPMWPGEAHSLKVEKILYQGKSPYQEVLVFESSTYGNVLVLDGIVQLTDKDECAYQEMVTHLALCSIPSPKNVLVVGGGDGGVLREIAKHDSVESIDICEIDQLVIDVCKDFFPRLYVGYKDPRVRLHVGDAVEFLRNSPEGKYDAIIVDSSDPIGPAQELVEKPFFQAIARALKPGGVLSNLAESMWLHTHLIQDMLSICREVFKGGVHYAWASVPTYPSGVIGFLLCAKEGPPVDFLTPVNPIEKIEGATKDGREMRFYNSEIHRAAFILPTFVKRELEAYNTSTEKEKLEKPTAKPVKMKVMRDSAITAS; encoded by the exons ATGGAGGGTGGAGGCGCAAGAAATGTTTCTGCAGCGGCAGTACAGACAAAGGGGACTGGGGATGATGGCTCCCGCAAGCCATTGCCTCCTTGCTGTGTCAAGGCGCAAGCTGCTGTGGCAGAATCTGAGGCCAAGTGCCACGCTACTGTGGTGTCCGGGTGGTTCACAGGAACCCGCTCGCGCTCTG GTAAACCAAGCAAAGCGCAGTACTTCAACAATCCAATGTGGCCTG GGGAGGCTCATTCGTTGAAAGTAGAGAAGATTTTGTACCAGGGAAAATCGCCATACCAAGAAGTTTTAGTATTCGAG TCTTCAACCTATGGGAATGTCCTTGTGCTTGATGGAATTGTTCAGCTGACTGACAAGGATGAATGTGCATACCAGGAAATGGTTACTCACCTTGCACTGTGCTCAATTCCATCTcctaaaaat GTTTTGGTTGTCggaggtggtgatggtggtgtactAAGAGAAATAGCCAAGCATGATTCAGTGGAGAGTATAGACATATGTGAGATTGATCAGCTAGTTATTGAT GTTTGTAAAGATTTTTTCCCACGTCTATATGTTGGATATAAAGACCCTCGTGTCAGACTTCATGTTGGCGATG CTGTAGAGTTCTTGAGAAATTCTCCAGAAGGAAAATACGATGCCATTATTGTTGATTCATCAGATCCAATTG GGCCAGCCCAGGAACTTGTGGAGAAGCCCTTTTTTCAGGCAATTGCTAGGGCTTTAAAGCCTGGCGGCGTTCTGTCTAATCTAGCTGAAAGTATGTGGCTGCACACACATCTAATCCAGGATATGCTTTCTATCTGTCGGGAGGTATTCAAGGGCGGCGTGCACTATGCCTGGGCAAGTGTTCCAACATATCCTAG TGGTGTCATCGGATTTTTGCTATGCGCGAAGGAAGGTCCACCGGTGGACTTCTTGACTCCTGTGAATCCAATCGAGAAGATTGAAGGAGCTACTAAAGATGGACGAGAGATGAGATTTTACAATTCAGAG ATTCATAGGGCTGCTTTTATTCTGCCAACATTTGTAAAGAGGGAGCTGGAGGCATATAACACTTCCACTGAAAAG